The Camelina sativa cultivar DH55 chromosome 18, Cs, whole genome shotgun sequence DNA window CGGTAGATGATGTTAAACCGCCTGAGGAAAAGCCTGAACCTAAAGTACCGACTGAATTTATTTCATATCCGGTTCTGATGAACTCCCCGTACCCATACAATCCTGCTTATGGCTATGCAGATCCTTACTATCAACCAAATGCTTGTGtgattatatgatttttctagagttatttcaataatgttaatatatatatatatgaacccTTACATTGATACATATATAGCTAATTTTGATGGAAGAGTGTAATTTATATGAGAAAACAATATTAAGTTATGTTACCACGtaccaattatttttttatgtaaggTCAAATGGATtgataatcaaaagaaaaagtatgtataagggattttggagaattttgaTAATCTAGAGAGCTCACCATGTTCCTAACACGTACCGTTACAAATTTTCAATCCTACATATgcaaattttaatgttaaaattatttctcATAAGAGGTCATTTGAAATAAAAgagctagaaaaaaaaattataacagcATGACAAAGTTGATCTTaaattgttaactttttttttgtttcttcttaagtGTTAACTTTACTTATAAATCATTATACTTTATTTCCCTGCGGATTCCTTCATGCAGACTTTTCTCATATGCTgatatattctgtttttttttttttttgttggacaaaGATGCTGATATGTTCTAAATAACTAATCACTATGTTGTGAGTTGaatcaatttatttaatttggattataaatcgataaatatatacatacacttaGTTAAGACGCTCTCAACTCCATAGAGAGCGCCAGGATGCAAGATCGGTCACGCAATAGTACATTATACATTTGATTGTCCAAAAGAGAAACCATATTGAAAAATAAGCGACAAGTGAGATAATAATGAAAACTAGATGGAGAGAGTCAAAATTCAAAAGTCttctttaacaaaacaaaacaaaaaaactttttagaaaTGTCGACTTGTGGGGATCCACATGATCGGATGAGGCTTACGAGGATATTTCGGTTCTTGACTCTATGATGATGGCAACTTCGTcaagacttcttcttcttaccgtTTTACTAGTATGATGANNNNNNNNNNNNNNNNNNNNNNNNNNNNNNNNNNNNNNNNNNNNNNNNNNNNNNNNNNNNNNNNNNNNNNNNNNNNNNNNNNNNNNNNNNNNNNNNNNNNNNNNNNNNNNNNNNNNNNNNNNNNttttttttttttttttttttttttttttttgttggacaaaGATGCTGATATGTTCTAAATAACTAATCACTATGTTGTGAGTTGaatcaatttatttaatttggattataaatcgataaatatatacatacacttaGTTAAGACGCTCTCAACTCCATAGAGAGCGCCAGGATGCAAGATCGGTCACGCAATAGTACATTATACATTTGATTGTCCAAAAGAGAAACCATATTGAAAAATAAGCGACAAgtgagaaaataatgaaaactaGATGGAGAGAGTCAAAATTCAAAAGTCttctttaacaaaacaaaacaaaaaaactttttagaaaTGTCGACTTGTGGGGATCCACATGATCGGATGAGGCTTACGAGGATATTTCGGTTCTTGACTCTATGATGATGGCAACTTCGTcaagacttcttcttcttaccgtTTTACTAGTATGATGAGTCGCTAGAAATATTTGAAGAACTATCattttggatttataaattgagtttattttatttaagatttCTAAATCCTAGCCTAAGTTATGTAGTTCCAACTTTTCACCTCTTATTTGGATTTCTGAACCATTTAAGATTAATgccgttgaccaaaaaaatataaatattagctAAAGCCTAAAGTATAATGCTattcattttaataatttaaaaaatgctACCCGGAAATTAGCAGAGAACTTATCTATGCGCAACTtcttgtaaattgtaatgtaGTTATGTGAACGGGTAGAAAAAAAATGCTGAACTTAGGAAACACTACTCTTCTAAAAGCGCAAATGGCCTCTTTcgataattaaaatatatcaattaacATGATTATAAGCTTCTTTATATGTTTTAGATCTTTCATGTCCATTAACTCGTACATCTTCTTGGATTAGTACTAAAAGTTCAAATTCTCCTCCCATACACATAACAAATCTCAGGGAAgcaatcatttttgtttattaacgAACTGAAATGTATCTTGTTTGACATAAATATCAGCAATAATAACTAGATTAACACTTAATCTTAAAAGGAAGGTCAATTCTCGCATcatctcagaaaaaaaaaatttgtttctaatttagCACATCATTTCCAAAGTTCTAAAAATAGCACTACCactcaaaactatattttaaatgtaaaaatagataatcaaaacctacaaaaaaaatataaaagttaatttaaaattatatatcaatggACAATATTGtagtcaataaaaaaaatatgacatgTATTTccatattattattgaaaaggTTAACATTTCTGTAAAATTACCTTATTTTATATAGGTAAAAAATTTATCGAATATGAAAAAGATCTTGTTCATCAAATTATAAGTTATTGGGGCTAATAACATCTTCGATATTTCAACCTTCTCGAGCCATGGCCGCGAAGGTACACCTCTTTATCTCTATTATAATAACTATGCGTTGATTAAGTcgattaattgaaaatatgcAAGTAGCCATACGTACTAATCTCTTGTTTGATATTACAGAAAGCTGTGTTGCAATTGAGTATTAATCCCGAGGAGAAACTCAGGATTAAAGTGTTTGCGACCGTTTCCAAAGTTAGAGGTATCTTTGTAAATgactttttttctaaatttgtaGTAATATGATATAGTTGGAGaaatacatattattatttatttttatttaaaatataggTGTTACTTCGATAACAATAGATCATAAAACCGGGAAACTGACGATACTTGGAGATGTTGATGTACCGACTATCGTGATGAAgctaagaaaaatatgtaacacaGAGATCGTTTCGGTTGAAGGTGTTAAACCACCAGAGAAAAAGCCTGAACCGGAGAAAAAGCCTAAACCTAAACCGGTTGAATTGATTTCGATGAATCCCCGTACAAATACGATCCTCCTGCCTATGCCTATGCAAATTCTTACCATCAATCAGATCCGTGTGTGGCTATGTgagttatttttaataatggTAATATATATGAACACATAATAGTTAATTTTTGAAGGAAGAGTGTAATTTATGAATGATAAAAAGTAATGTTAAGTTGTTAACCCATCCCATTGCAATTATGCctatgcattttttttatgttaaacttCTCTGAAGAGGTTATgtgaaagaaaactaaaatcatcTAGTAGTAATTATTGTTTCCCTGCGGTTTCATTCACGTACGTACGTAGACTATAACATCTCTCTATATATGCTGAATTAGGAACGTGACTCTCCTCATCTAGTCTGCTGGATCATTCGCAAGCTTGTTATTATCAATAGATTTGTGGTAAATGGTAATAGTAGTAAGACTCTGGAACACGGTTCTTCAAAACCATTGCATGAAATGTTTTGTGTTCCTTGTTTTTCATACTCAGTGTTACCAAAACAATTCTTGTCAAATTAATTTGCTTGTCATATTAAAAACGCATCTATCAAACCTATATGaaatagtattaatttttttttttaacaaaacatgactaggaaaaaaatgaaaaatcttcaaaaaaattggGAGAAAACCAACATTGTTTCaaatgatagatttttttttaatatgacgtAACCTCGTaagtaataattttacttaatcTAAAGTTCTTATTGAACTGAATTTTATAAAGTTCTAATAGTTTTTCATGTCCATTTACATCTTCTTGGACCAGGGCATACAGTTCAAATGCTCCTCCCAAATAGGCAACATTCGATCTCAGGGAAGCAAATAAGTCACCAGACCAAACACCACTTCGTGTCACGATTCTAATTCAAACCAGACGTAAATATCAAAAAACAGATGACTAAAGATTAATTTATGTACCCACGCAAGTCccaagagacaaaaaaaaaagttttaaaaaaaatcaacattaatATCATTAAGACATTACCATCACTAGTCTTCTTTCCACATCTCTACCCAATTCTCCTTTGCCTCTTTGAGTCCGAAAACAGAGTTAGTCTTGGTCGGGTCCAGGTTTGTGGACAAGCTTCCGTACGCAATCCCAAGAGCCGACGAACCAAAGGTCACGAGTGTGGTCAAGAATGGAACCCACAAAGGCACGTCCCAGACGTGTCTATCTTTCACAACCTCGAGTATTTTCAAGATTGCCACTCCCAGGCCCAAAGGTGTTCCCACAGACACCACAATCCTTCCCATCATCCTCTCGAACACTTCTTGAGGTATCGGCGGGTCGTCGTCTTCCGGGTCCGGGTCTGGTCGGCCGGGTTTTTCAGAGCTTTTAGTAGATTGAAACCCCTTGGGTCCAGCGTGGAGCTTGGATTCCCATCTTGGTCTGTTGTTAGATATTAGGGTTTTTGGATTCTGTGGTTTAGTGTTTAGAGTTGTTCTTGAGAGAGATGATAATGGTAGGAAATTGTGTGAGCACAAGAGAgctctcattttgttttttttttctttcttctacagattttctttatttatcttATCTACACATATCATATGGTTTAGTCTTTCGGGTGGCAGTttgccaagaaaaaaagaaaaaaaaaaaaaatatgtatcttttgtttttatctttgggATATGTTCATAACCACACATTTTCATACTATTTTAtccttctttatttctttttct harbors:
- the LOC104761287 gene encoding uncharacterized protein PAM68-like produces the protein MRALLCSHNFLPLSSLSRTTLNTKPQNPKTLISNNRPRWESKLHAGPKGFQSTKSSEKPGRPDPDPEDDDPPIPQEVFERMMGRIVVSVGTPLGLGVAILKILEVVKDRHVWDVPLWVPFLTTLVTFGSSALGIAYGSLSTNLDPTKTNSVFGLKEAKENWVEMWKED